One segment of Anopheles stephensi strain Indian chromosome 3, UCI_ANSTEP_V1.0, whole genome shotgun sequence DNA contains the following:
- the LOC118511432 gene encoding nose resistant to fluoxetine protein 6-like, producing MMKFPFLVLQSDSTSHMVRAVILVLCIGWHLATVEAYDVLLGYNKSEYWKIPQLQVYDSIEQCLHNKPTGVFCIAKVVIKPDSRSEIWRLIKKYSKYTFQYNHDVLTRGVCLERCASVLEQLGSTADRYYEPKFNVSKRYAMSDWMLPNVTQYRQAYGHLINVCLNYDLRTRYNLTGYAEIEECTTNANWERPMDILDICYVALLSLLLLLAIASQCYDSWLARRSSEENHYGKSLKSRVATLGTAFSIRRNWLRLTYKATRSQYQQDLDFLDLIRVLTMSFILLLHVFIGMAMFTAQNPLAMEQFSAHPLSQMLFSIAPFQVDMFFCISGLLLTVQFLEHTENKRFRISILWQGLINRYLRSLPVYAVLMLFTVSRYDTYQTTPSAYKIMPKVRLICRQKWWINFLYINNYYQPEEQCLIHTWYLAADFQLFVIGLVVLTLLWRFPKATFWTAVSLGVVGFVLPMINTYLYAMDAMMPLTMKGNEYQLWYDEYFVKSYQATETHCCSYFSGMIAGLLYYKITRKELPLPIATIKNVFTLAYISIIGFALQAPLYNMMQFDKPSVWMAILSGVHKLSIGSFYSMAFLLLTFHDRNSSLRRWFSGNALSRAMARLGFGFYLVQMTVLKVVFGNYPEDTRINVQLIISTFCSTFILSYGIALFAFIFIEKPFDVLFKLLLSNGKARRTEPNPPTVQSNGNISVISSSMGPGAVGIQDEKVIKNGSSR from the exons ATGATGAAGTTTCCCTTTCTGGTGCTACAATCGGATTCCACATCTCACATGGTTCGTGCTGTGATCTTGGTGCTCTGTATCGGTTGGCATCTAGCAACCGTTGAGGCGTACGATGTGTTACTAGGATATAACA AGAGTGAATACTGGAAAATTCCTCAGCTGCAGGTGTACGACAGCATTGAGCAGTGTCTCCACAACAAGCCGACGGGTGTGTTCTGTATCGCGAAGGTGGTAATCAAGCCGGACAGCCGCTCGGAAATATGGAGACTGATTAAA AAATACTCCAAATATACGTTCCAGTATAATCATGATGTGCTTACGCGTGGTGTGTGTCTTGAACGGTGCGCGAGCGTGTTGGAGCAGTTGGGCTCGACGGCAGATAGATACTATGAGCCAAAGTTTAACGTATCGAAAAGG TACGCAATGTCGGATTGGATGCTGCCTAACGTTACCCAGTACCGTCAAGCTTACGGACACTTGATCAATGTGTGCCTGAACTACGATCTTCGAACCCGCTACAATCTTACCGGATATGCCGAAATAGAAGAATGCACCACCAATGCAAACTGGGAGCGTCCTATGG ACATTCTCGATATTTGCTACGTAGCACTCCTTTCACTGCTGCTCCTGCTAGCGATCGCTTCCCAGTGCTACGACAGTTGGCTAGCGCGTAGATCGTCCGAAGAAAACCATTACGGGAAATCGCTCAAAAGTCGTG TGGCAACGTTGGGGACTGCTTTTTCCATCCGTCGCAATTGGCTGCGGTTAACGTACAAAGCGACGCGCAGCCAGTATCAGCAGGATTTGGACTTTCTCGATCTGATACGGGTGCTGACGATGAGCTtcatactgctgctgcacgtGTTCATTGGGATGGCCATGTTTACTGCCCAGAATCCACTAGCAATGGAGCAG TTTTCAGCTCACCCACTGTCCCAGATGCTGTTCTCGATCGCACCGTTCCAGGTGGACATGTTCTTTTGTATCAGTGGGCTGCTGCTGACGGTGCAGTTTCTGGAGcacaccgaaaacaaacgCTTCCGAATCAGTATCCTATGGCAGGGTTTAATCAATCGGTATCTTAG GTCCCTTCCAGTCTACGCAGTTCTGATGCTATTCACCGTATCTCGCTACGATACGTACCAGACGACACCTTCCGCCTACAAAATTATGCCCAAAGTACGGCTAATCTGTCGCCAGAAGTGGTGGATCAACTTCCTGTACATCAACAACTACTACCAGCCGGAGGAACAGTGCCTCATACACACCTGGTATCTGGCGGCCGACTTTCAGCTGTTTGTCATCGGACTGGTGGTGTTGACTTTGCTGTGGCGGTTCCCGAAAGCTACCTTCTGGACGGCAGTCTCACTGGGCGTGGTGGGTTTCGTGCTGCCCATGATCAACACGTACCTGTACGCCATGGATGCAATGATGCCGCTGACCATGAA AGGGAACGAATATCAGCTCTGGTACGACGAGTACTTCGTGAAGTCATATCAAGCAACGGAAACGCACTGCTGTAGCTACTTTTCCGGCATGATTGCAGGGTTACTCTACTATAAGATCACTCGCAAAGAGCTACCGCTTCCGATCGCGACT ATAAAGAATGTGTTTACTTTGGCGTACATTTCCATCATCGGATTtgctctgcaagctccactctACAATATGATGCAGTTCGACAAACCATCCGTCTGGATGGCAATCCTGTCCGGAGTACACAAACTGTCCATCGGTTCATTCTATTCGATGGCGTTTCTGCTGCTCACCTTCCACGATCGAAACTCATCCCTTCGGCGATGGTTCAGTGGGAATGCACTTAGCCGTGCAATGGCACGACTCGGGTTCGGATTCTACCTTGTGCAGATGACTGTGCTGAAGGTGGTGTTCGGTAACTACCCGGAGGATACGCGCATCAATGTTCAACTGATT ATATCAACGTTTTGCTCAACCTTCATCCTGTCGTACGGAATCGCTCTCTTTGCATTCATCTTCATCGAGAAACCATTTGATGTTCTCTTCAAGCTACTGCTAAGCAATGGCAAAGCACGCAGAACGGAACCAAACCCGCCTACGGTTCAATCAAACGGCAACATTTCGGTGATATCTTCGTCGATGGGTCCCGGGGCAGTTGGAATACAGGACGAAAAAGTTATAAAGAATGGGTCTAGTAGGTAA
- the LOC118511433 gene encoding uncharacterized protein LOC118511433, protein MKFSEIIVPLVVALQIVPKLVHSMQPALYELDDWTKCDIAPEKDWYCVVRVVLSGDAVTASSSNFEVDDVRRFRRTLLDRGVCLPASERTASKVSALPRSSFPTSWNRSDRYVLNRTFFPVSMHPDVSTERAVSDEINRRLVAQYRGLTAYTEIEYCLKSNPKPEFDQAIGVSVAVALALACVLLLNARQWIGAPVRTRSTDRKPTIKQFALFDMYKCFGSVGVVLAHCCLFGPFLVPMKNIELLEEVIAHPNAKVWRLVCPFLMLVFFTMSSMLLTVKLLHADPSHRPTFGAIVLNRLIRLVPLNLLMIAFGTLAYDRFSGGGPLGSRQLIMEQGFCRSYWWMNVLFISNFNMHKPCLPDSWYVSADMQLYVLITLTIIAMLRTPKHTWPIVGFMITCSFVGPFLTVLWTDFDPVGPSNLHEMRFFLLDSNFMAQLYTPFYNNLAWSVSGMIAGIVYDQYQRSDPNSESQKRILRNLHLAIMILLVILGLSISATITASEDESQTNRWWLAVCYSTYKLIAASFFGAFFLRIILAEKDIYIPPIVRMGATLYYCIYFIHFPVMRIVYCSDVIRETIVTPFFLLRKSLKVFGITYILSVLLHYTYENTAIKVLRRLFYA, encoded by the exons ATGAAGTTCAGTGAAATAATAGTTCCGCTAGTGGTGGCGTTACAAATTGTACCGAAACTGGTGCATTCGATGCAACCGGCACTGTACGAACTGGACGATTGGACCAAGTGTGACATCGCTCCAGAGAAAGATTGGTACTGCGTTGTGCGTGTGGTACTGTCCGGTGATGCAGTTACGGCCTCAAGCTCCAATTTTGAAGTGGATGATGTACGGCGATTCCGAAGGACACTTCTCGATCGTGGAGTTTGTTTGCCAGCTTCAGAAAGAACTGCGTCTAAAGTTAGCGCACTACCCAGGTCTAGTTTTCCCACCTCGTGGAACCGCTCGGATCGATATGTTTTGAACCGTACGTTCTTTCCTGTTTCGATGCATCCGGACGTGTCGACAGAGCGGGCTGTTAGTGATGAGATTAATCGACGTCTAGTGGCACAGTACCGTGGTCTTACGGCATACACGGAGATAGAATACTGCTTGAAAAGTAACCCAAAGCCAGAGTTCGACCAAGCGATCGGTGTTTCAGTGGCCGTCGCTCTAGCACTCGCTTGCGTTCTGCTGCTGAACGCTCGGCAATGGATCGGAGCCCCGGTTCGGACACGTTCGACGGATCGTAAACCAACGATCAAGCAGTTCGCACTGTTCGATATGTACAAatgcttcggttcggttggagTAGTTCTAGCGCACTGCTGTCTCTTTGGCCCATTTCTGGTTCCGATGAAGAACATCGAGCTGTTGGAGGAA GTCATAGCTCACCCGAACGCGAAGGTATGGCGACTGGTCTGTCCCTTTCTGATGCTGGTGTTCTTCACGATGAGTTCCATGCTGCTTACGGTGAAGCTTTTGCATGCCGATCCCTCCCACCGACCCACATTCGGAGCGATCGTTTTGAATCGATTGATAAGACTGGTGCCACTGAATCTGTTGATGATTGCATTCGGTACGTTAGCGTACGATCGGTTCAGTGGTGGTGGACCGCTCGGGTCGCGTCAGCTGATCATGGAGCAGGGTTTCTGCCGATCGTACTGGTGGATGAACGTGCTGTTCATTTCCAACTTTAATATGCATAAACCG TGCCTGCCAGACTCGTGGTACGTTAGTGCGGATATGCAACTGTACGTGTTGATCACACTGACGATCATCGCAATGTTGAG AACTCCCAAGCACACATGGCCAATTGTTGGATTCATGATCACGTGTTCATTCGTCGGACCATTCCTCACAGTACTGTGGACTGATTTTGATCCCGTTGGACCTTCCAATCTGCACGAGATGCGTTTCTTTCTGCTCGACAGCAATTTTATGGCACAGCTTTACACACCTTTCTACAATAACCTTGCGTGGAGCGTTAGTGGCATGATAGCTGGGATCGTCTACGATCAATACCAACGATCGGATCCCAACTCTGAATCCCAAAAGCGGATATTACGCAACTTGCATCTTGCCATTATGATCCTACTCGTAATACTCGGACTGTCGATCTCCGCTACGATCACAGCTTCGGAAGATGAATCTCAAACCAACCGTTGGTGGTTGGCGGTTTGCTACTCGACGTACAAACTTATCGCCGCATCCTTCTTCGGTGCTTTCTTCTTGCGCATAATACTAGCAGAAAAAG atATTTACATCCCACCGATCGTTAGGATGGGTGCAACGCTTTACTACTGCATTTACTTCATTCACTTTCCCGTCATGCGAATCGTTTATTGTAGCGATGTGATTAGGGAGACAATAGTAACACCTTTCTTTTTG CTTCGCAAATCACTGAAGGTGTTTGGCATTACGTACATCCTGTCCGTACTGCTGCACTACACGTACGAAAATACGGCAATCAAAGTGCTGCGACGACTTTTCTATGCCTGA
- the LOC118508843 gene encoding uncharacterized protein LOC118508843, with protein MDRSVVKLVLFLTAFGQVPGSESVSVPPIFLYDDFDRCEAQSSVYCYGRTVLRLDQYPAGFVVPQTESMDRIVYQHRVHHLELGICLRECERELEGVPNRDQLYQPQIPVNFTFLIPNELFPTMKDDKRRYETLVNVCVNRRLRTRYNITGYTALEYCRPEAAKQKARPFDALELLFLAILGTLLGTLILSSILDFNRVDQDNAIVSAFSIRRNWDRLHERPSSQLHRDLRYIDGLRVIINHLVIVLHSFLIASAAPSRNYDELEEMMSFAPLLIYISSNAFLVQVFFTIGGYLLSVNVLRDSEKTPINVRYAGNKVLNRLLRLVPVYAFFLLFSVSVNKRFDVNLSGYRLFTAENAICRQNWWANLFFVNNFLWPEELCLMHTWYLAADLQLFLMAMGLLLVIYRWPKSVGVVFLGGVIASFVIPGYVLHVHKLHPVLPAKLSETKFLTMYDPWLRRIYLPSYTNTGSYLFGVIAGYVYHGTKTNRIQLQNSLLYKAVDKCVTPVLIGVIMSTYLWYAIDIPKPNIWVTLYSALYRNIIGIFVAVCFMRCIITPRGDIRKFLSNRFLTTLGKLTYSAYVLHDVVMRFILLNESYNTLISAPTFFMYVYIVTALAFIGGLVVFLVIEQPMIQLLKPYVNQICPVGKEKLERKEQLSQYHRMPKLWQMDDYDECLQSPGPDEPPGVYCSSTVVLKPDNRSELWKLIEEFSSDYKRNYNHRVLKRFVCIRKCQKAVERLSPSERKALTVEKFPIDFTYKFDDGVLESAASYQEVYADLVEICINKELNETYGLVAHTEILSCDKSTDEISLDALDMSFLIILCVLVCCVILSSWYDSSINYKLNSEHYKQSLESKRKMVWVSFSIQRNWYRLTSRSRDETHQKLRFFQAFRFLTMSLVIFGHAALLLALSPTTHSEKLEQLMHSVGSMILTNGVQITQTFLAMSGTLLAIQVLSFAEKRKGRISFLYVPVAILYRYVRLTPVYAFVILLHATWLLKLQTGPMWRWGAETEQTFCRRNWWTNLLYVNNYVHADEPCVQQGWYLGAEFQVFIIALIVLITIVKFPRAKIFILSLVLAAAYIVPAFFIYHQKLPGTFVLTLEAQRYILWYDKLYLQAYIPTHINFGNYMLGVLTGVIYNELRQRSINLAESKAFCAVWYATFLIVPLSMLPSYVFYVNDFETPSLWMAIYFPIMKNLYGIGIGIVIVGSIYGVNGVLKRILNYPFFEPLGRLAYGAYLIHPFVMRYMFISGRGPVYYSDTLTLSLVFGAIVMSCLLSLALCLLLELPTSALQNQLFGSFTGKKPNQIDAESATKGSPTPIIPDFEAKKSDP; from the exons ATGGATCGTAGTGTGGTGAAATTGGTGCTGTTCTTGACCGCTTTCGGCCAAGTGCCGGGCTCGGAGTCCGTCTCCGTACCGCCCATCTTTCTGTACGATGATTTTGACCGCTGTGAGGCACAATCGTCCGTGTACTGCTATGGGCGAACGGTGCTGCGGCTCGATCAATATCCGGCCGGGTTTGTTGTGCCACAGACCGAA AGCATGGATCGAATCGTGTACCAGCATCGAGTACATCATCTGGAGCTCGGAATCTGTCTGCGGGAGTGTGAACGAGAGCTGGAGGGTGTTCCCAACCGGGACCAGCTGTATCAACCGCAAATTCCCGTCAACTTTACC TTCTTGATACCGAACGAGCTGTTTCCCACGATGAAAGACGATAAGCGCCGGTACGAGACGCTGGTGAATGTGTGCGTCAACCGGCGACTCCGCACGCGTTACAACATTACCGGTTACACCGCGCTCGAGTACTGTCGGCCCGAAGCGGCCAAGCAAAAGGCCCGCCCGTTCG ATGCACTGGAGCTGCTGTTTCTAGCCATTTTGGGGACACTGCTGGGCACACTCATTCTATCCTCGATACTAGACTTCAACAGGGTTGACCAAG ACAATGCGATCGTGTCCGCGTTTTCCATACGGCGCAATTGGGATCGACTGCACGAGCGACCCAGCTCTCAACTGCACCGAGACCTGCGCTACATCGATGGACTGCGGGTGATCATCAACCATCTTGTGATCGTGCTGCACAGCTTCCTGATCGCAAGTGCCGCCCCTTCACGCAACTACGACGAGCTGGAAGAGATGATGTCCTTCGCCCCACTGCTTATCTACATCTCATCCAACGCGTTCCTGGTGCAGGTGTTCTTCACGATCGGTGGATATTTGCTGAGCGTAAACGTGCTGCGTGATTCCGAAAAAACTCCGATCAACGTCCGGTACGCGGGCAATAAGGTACTGAACCGACTACTGCGTCTCGTACCCGTTTACGCTTTCTTCCTGCTGTTCTCCGTAAGCGTTAACAAACGGTTCGATGTGAACCTGAGCGGGTATCGATTGTTTACGGCGGAAAATGCAATCTGCCGTCAGAATTGGTGGGCCAATTTGTTCTTcgtgaacaactttctgtggCCGGAGGAGCTATGCCTGATGCACACCTGGTATCTGGCGGCCGATCTGCAACTGTTCCTGATGGCGATgggactgctgctggtgatctACCGGTGGCCCAAGAGTGTTGGGGTGGTTTTCTTGGGTGGAGTGATAGCATCGTTCGTGATACCGGGCTATGTACTGCACGTGCACAAGCTGCATCCAGTGTTGCCGGCTAAGCTGAG TGAAACCAAATTCTTAACCATGTACGATCCATGGCTCCGACGAATCTATCTGCCCAGCTATACCAATACTGGAAGCTATCTGTTCGGAGTGATTGCCGGGTACGTGTATCATGGAACGAAGACCAACCGGATTCAGCTGCAGAATTCTTTG CTCTACAAAGCGGTCGACAAATGTGTGACGCCCGTTCTCATTGGCGTGATCATGTCCACCTACCTGTGGTACGCCATCGACATACCGAAACCGAACATCTGGGTCACGCTCTACAGTGCGCTGTATCGTAACATTATCGGCATATTCGTTGCCGTTTGTTTCATGCGATGTATCATTACACCTCGAG GTGATATCCGCAAATTTCTCAGCAACAGATTCCTGACCACACTCGGCAAGCTAACGTACAGCGCGTACGTCCTGCACGATGTGGTGATGCGGTTCATACTGCTTAACGAAAGCTACAACACGCTCATCAGCGCACCGACCTTCTTCATGTACGTGTACATTGTGACCGCGCTGGCGTTCATCGGTGGACTGGTCGTGTTTCTTGTCATCGAGCAACCGATGATACAGCTGCTAAAGCCCTACGTCAACCAAATCTGCCCTGTTGGGAAGGAGAAACTAGAACGAAAGGAGCAAT TGTCACAGTACCACCGTATGCCGAAGCTGTGGCAGATGGACGATTATGACGAGTGTCTCCAGTCACCCGGACCGGATGAACCGCCCGGCGTATATTGTAGCAGTACGGTCGTGCTCAAACCGGACAATCGATCCGAGCTTTGGAAATTGATCGAG GAATTTTCTAGCGACTATAAACGAAATTACAATCATCGGGTGCTGAAACGATTCGTTTGCATTCGAAAGTGTCAAAAGGCGGTTGAAAGGCTGTCGCCAAGCGAGAGGAAAGCGCTCACGGTGGAAAAGTTCCCAATCGATTTTAca TACAAATTTGATGATGGTGTCTTGGAAAGTGCCGCATCGTACCAGGAAGTGTACGCAGATCTGGTGGAGATTTGCATCAACAAGGAGCTGAACGAAACGTACGGATTGGTGGCCCACACAGAGATATTGTCGTGTGATAAATCAACGGATGAGATTTCTTTAG ATGCACTGGATATGTCCTTTCTGATCATCCTCTGCGTGCTTGTATGCTGTGTGATCCTTTCATCCTGGTACGACAGTTCAATCAACTACAAACTCAACTCCGAACACTACAAGCAATCGCTCGAGAGTAAAC GAAAAATGGTTTGGGTGTCCTTCTCCATACAGCGCAACTGGTATCGGCTAACGTCACGCTCGCGCGATGAAACCCATCAAAAGTTACGCTTCTTTCAGGCGTTCCGATTTCTCACCATGTCCCTCGTTATTTTTGGCCATGCTGCCCTCCTTCTTGCCCTCTCACCGACCACCCATTCGGAAAAGCTCGAGCAA CTGATGCACAGCGTCGGTAGCATGATTCTCACCAACGGCGTACAGATCACGCAAACGTTTCTCGCGATGAGCGGAACACTGTTGGCGATACAGGTGCTGAGCTTTGCCGAAAAGCGGAAGGGTCGCATTAGCTTCCTGTACGTGCCGGTGGCGATTCTCTACCGATATGTAAG GTTGACTCCAGTCTATGCGTTTGTGATCTTGCTTCATGCAACGTGGCTGCTAAAGCTGCAAACCGGACCGATGTGGCGATGGGGCGCAGAAACGGAGCAAACGTTCTGTCGCCGTAACTGGTGGACGAATTTGCTGTACGTCAACAACTACGTGCATGCAGACGAGCCG TGCGTTCAGCAAGGCTGGTACCTGGGTGCCGAATTTCAAGTCTTCATCATCGCACTGATCGTGCTAATAACGATCGTCAAGTTTCCCCGGGCCAAAATTTTCATTCTGTCCCTTGTGCTTGCCGCCGCATACATCGTTCCAGCCTTCTTCATCTACCACCAAAAGCTGCCAGGAACGTTCGTCCTTACGCTGGA AGCTCAACGGTACATCCTTTGGTACGACAAGCTCTACCTGCAGGCGTACATCCCGACGCACATCAACTTCGGCAACTACATGCTGGGCGTTCTGACCGGTGTCATCTACAACGAGCTTCGCCAGCGTTCGATCAATCTGGCCGAAAGTAAAGCGTTCTGTGCCGTGTGGTACGCAACGTTCCTGATCGTACCACTGTCCATGCTGCCGTCGTACGTGTTCTACGTGAACGACTTCGAAACACCGTCCCTGTGGATGGCGATTTATTTCCCCATCATGAAGAACCTGTACGGCATCGGGATAGGCATCGTGATCGTCGGTTCGATCTACGGTGTTAACGGTGTGCTGAAGCGTATATTGAATTATCCGTTCTTCGAGCCGCTCGGCCGGTTAGCGTACGGTGCGTACCTGATTCATCCGTTCGTGATGCGCTACATGTTTATCAGTGGCCGGGGACCGGTGTACTACAGCGATACACTTACG ctttctttgGTGTTTGGCGCGATCGTTATGTCCTGTCTGCTATCGTTGGcgctttgtttgctgctggagCTACCTACTTCCGCGCTACAGAATCAGCTGTTTGGTAGCTTTACGG gcaaaaaaccaaaccaaatcgATGCGGAAAGTGCTACGAAAGGCAGTCCAACCCCAATCATACCGGATTTCGAAGCAAAAAAGAGTGACCCGTGA
- the LOC118508842 gene encoding nose resistant to fluoxetine protein 6-like, whose product MGWQDVAFVQIFVLSVFVVSCWSAAEHPKDDYEHMPPLFQYENLTDCFEQYPSSVYCVVKTVLKPTADSKIWQSIEKYSKNPSYHDHSLLDRGMCVAACIKLVNSLNSSHKATLDTEPLTVKPYHLLSIPSEQNGLPQHEARYGRILNICVNHHLQQRYNLTGYSELERCTTAESHRPALDAYHVLFGLIVVILCGAVGYASYTDWRATKPPSDNNNESPRQRADGLWMEFSLRRTWSQLIAAPKSSLQRDFAFVEIFRMLSVLIILAIHVSMCFTAAPTANMRPLEEFYGLKLSLIAVSVFPFQVHTFFTISGVMLAVHFLEHAASKAHRIGWSFLWKGVVMRYVRIFPVLFVVWLYQVSWLDWFARGPGDYRYFELEKDNCRTNGWLNFLFLNNYFKYSNMCMQQTWHLAADFQFFLVGLPLLLLINRHPRLLVPLLTATTIFSIGAPIVNLYHHKLPGVILANFKQLRFVFYAHPALKNDYMLSHPHTCSYFSGLFAGIAYHRYRKASVPVLTNGTTAWLLKWVPPTMVLLQAIVSPLFYALDYSQPMLWNAIYGAVHRCCWGAMCATGILYGATVWQGRHSWLHFHPVLQMLSKLSFGVFMVQFNVLKSLTQNATGNGIDFTWKIFFESVAYTWIVCYAIALVLALMVELPAAAIFKRLFGATKSQHDGKEKDATKSE is encoded by the exons ATGGGCTGGCAAGACGTAGCTTTTGTGCAAATTTTTGTGCTCTCGGTGTTTGTCGTGTCTTGTTGGTCCGCTGCTGAGCATCCCAAAG ATGATTACGAGCATATGCCGCCACTGTTTCAATATGAAAATTTAACCGACTGTTTTGAGCAATATCCCTCGAGCGTTTACTGTGTTGTGAAAACGGTTCTGAAACCTACGGCGGACTCCAAGATATGGCAGTCTATAGAG AAATACTCCAAAAACCCTTCCTACCACGACcattcgcttctcgatcgagGAATGTGTGTAGCAGCGTGCATAAAACTGGTGAACAGCTTAAACTCTTCGCACAAAGCCACTCTCGATACGGAACCCCTCACGGTGAAACCCTAC CATCTTCTTTCGATTCCGTCAGAACAAAACGGTCTTCCTCAACATGAGGCTCGGTACGGTAGGATCCTCAACATCTGTGTAAACCACCACCTGCAGCAGCGTTACAATCTGACCGGATATTCCGAGCTAGAACGATGCACCACAGCGGAATCCCACCGTCCAGCACTTGATGCGTACCACGTGCTGTTCGGACTGATCGTCGTGATTCTTTGTGGAGCGGTTGGCTACGCTAGCTATACCGATTGGCGTGCCACCAAGCCACCGtccgacaacaacaacgaatcACCGAGACAGCGTGCTGATGGCCTCTGGATGGAGTTTTCACTCCGGCGAACCTGGTCCCAGCTGATTGCCGCACCAAAGTCTAGCCTTCAGCGAGATTTCGCTTTCGTTGAGATCTTTCGCATGCTGTCGGTGTTGATCATACTTGCCATTCACGTGTCCATGTGCTTTACGGCAGCACCGACGGCAAACATGCGCCCACTGGAGGAGTTTTACGGGTTAAAGCTTTCGCTGATCGCTGTAAGCGTGTTTCCGTTTCAGGTGCACACCTTTTTCACGATCAGTGGCGTTATGTTGGCGGTGCATTTTCTCGAACATGCCGCTTCGAAGGCGCACCGTATCGGATGGTCTTTCCTGTGGAAGGGCGTTGTGATGCGTTATGTTCGGATTTTCCCCGTCCTGTTTGTGGTTTGGTTGTATCAGGTGTCCTGGCTCGATTGGTTTGCTCGGGGACCGGGGGACTATAGATACTTTGAGCTGGAGAAGGATAACTGTCGCACTAATGGATGGCTGAACTTTTTGTTCCTCAACAATTACTTTAAATACAGCAATATG TGTATGCAACAAACATGGCACCTGGCAGCCGATTTTCAGTTCTTTCTTGTTGGACTtcccttgctgctgctgatcaacCGTCATCCACGACTGCTGGTACCGCTGCTAACTGCCACAACGATCTTCTCCATTGGAGCTCCTATCGTGAACCTTTACCACCATAAACTGCCTGGAGTTATCCTTGCTAACTTCAA GCAACTCCGTTTCGTTTTCTACGCTCATCCGGCCCTGAAAAATGATTACATGCTGTCACATCCACATACCTGCAGCTACTTCAGTGGACTGTTCGCCGGGATAGCGTACCATCGCTATAGAAAAGCTTCGGTCCCCGTCCTTACCAACGGAACTACTGCGTGGCTATTGAAATGGGTGCCACCAACGATGGTTCTACTGCAGGCTATTGTTTCTCCTCTATTCTACGCGCTAGACTACAGTCAACCGATGCTTTGGAATGCAATCTACGGAGCGGTTCATCGATGTTGCTGGGGTGCCATGTGTGCGACGGGCATTCTGTATGGTGCAACGGTATGGCAGGGACGTCActcgtggcttcacttccatCCTGTGCTTCAAATGCTGAGCAAACTATCATTCGGTGTGTTTATGGTGCAGTTTAACGTGCTGAAGAGTCTGACGCAAAATGCTACCGGCAATGGAATTGACTTCACTTGGAAGATTTTC TTTGAATCTGTCGCCTACACGTGGATCGTTTGCTACGCTATAGCACTCGTACTAGCCCTGATGGTCGAACTACCGGCAGCTGCCATTTTCAAACGATTGTTTG GAGCAACCAAATCTCAACACGATGGCAAGGAAAAGGATGCTACAAAATCGGAGTAA